The Pseudomonas orientalis genome contains a region encoding:
- a CDS encoding zinc-dependent alcohol dehydrogenase family protein: MKAWLLQDFGLEHLKQGETQTPTPKAGELLVRVGAVSLNFRDKAIVDGIYEPHKVPKPLIPVSDAAGTVVAVGEGVSRFAVGDRVNSHLYSRWIDGMPAHDEPDYCIGSPLTGGLAEFMIIHEDSAVRAPDDMSDEEASTLPIAALTAWYSLVDFGRVEAGQTVLVQGTGGVSIFAAQIAMALGAKVIVTSSRDENLDAVIKLGAMAGVNYRKTPDWAAEVLKLTDGMGVDLLLEVAGGEGINDSIQATKVGGRIAQIGFLTGQTANLNLMPLIFRQTTLRGIAVAPRSSFDRMNAFLNTHHIRPVIDHVYPFEQAREAYEHLARGPFGKVVIKVS, encoded by the coding sequence ATGAAAGCTTGGCTGCTGCAGGATTTTGGTCTTGAACATCTCAAACAGGGCGAGACCCAAACGCCCACCCCCAAGGCCGGAGAGCTGCTGGTCCGGGTCGGCGCGGTCTCCCTCAACTTTCGCGACAAGGCGATCGTGGACGGGATCTATGAGCCGCATAAGGTTCCCAAGCCGCTGATTCCTGTCAGCGACGCGGCGGGCACAGTCGTGGCAGTGGGCGAGGGCGTAAGCCGATTCGCAGTAGGCGACCGTGTCAACTCGCACCTGTACTCGCGCTGGATCGACGGCATGCCGGCCCACGACGAACCAGACTACTGCATAGGCTCACCACTGACGGGTGGGCTGGCTGAATTCATGATCATCCATGAAGACAGCGCAGTGCGTGCCCCCGATGACATGAGTGACGAAGAAGCCTCGACCCTCCCCATCGCAGCCTTGACCGCATGGTACTCGCTGGTGGATTTCGGCCGGGTTGAAGCTGGCCAGACTGTACTTGTCCAGGGCACCGGTGGCGTGTCCATCTTTGCCGCGCAAATCGCCATGGCCCTGGGTGCCAAGGTCATCGTCACCTCCAGCCGCGATGAAAACCTCGATGCGGTCATCAAGCTGGGCGCGATGGCTGGCGTCAACTACCGTAAAACACCTGACTGGGCGGCTGAAGTATTGAAACTCACCGACGGTATGGGCGTAGACCTGCTTCTGGAAGTCGCTGGCGGCGAAGGTATCAACGACTCCATCCAGGCAACCAAAGTGGGTGGCCGCATTGCCCAGATTGGCTTCCTGACCGGGCAAACGGCTAACCTGAACTTGATGCCGCTGATCTTCCGCCAAACCACCCTGCGTGGCATTGCGGTGGCTCCACGTTCGTCATTCGACCGGATGAACGCGTTCCTGAACACCCATCACATCCGTCCGGTGATCGACCACGTCT